Sequence from the Canis lupus baileyi chromosome 24, mCanLup2.hap1, whole genome shotgun sequence genome:
CTTGATGCGTCAACTTGGATGGACCGTGggatacccagatatttggtaaaatgttattctggatgtgtctgtgatGGGGTTCCTATGTGAGATCAACATTAGAACTGGTAAACTGAGTAGAGCAGACTGCCCTCTCTGATGTGGAGGGGCCCCATCCAATCTGTGGGAGTCCTGCATAGGACAGAAAGGCTGACCCTCCATCAAGTTCGATGGAGCTCCCCCAGCCTCACTGCCTTGAGCTGGGATGATCATCTTCTTCTGCCTTTGGAGTCAAACTGTAGCACTGGCTCTTCTTGAACCTTGAGCCTGCCAGCTTTCAGACTGGAAGTACGCTGTCTACACTGTCTGCACTTCCTAGGTCCACTCCAGCTTGCTCActacagatcttgggacttctcagcctccataatcatgtgagccaattccttataataaatctctttattgagatccctgggtggcgcagcggtttggcgcctgcctttggcccagggcatgatcctggagacccgggatcgagtcccacgtcgggcttccggtgcgtggagcctgcttctccctctgcctgtgtctctgcctctctctctctctgtgactatcataaataaataaaaattaaaaaataaataaaaaataaataaatctctttatttatattttttctgttgatTCTGTCTCCcaggagaaccctgactaatacatgGGACTAGTGCATATTCAGTAATCTTGGTAGTTGTGTTAGTTTTATTATTACGCTATGAATGATGAAGCCCGCACACAGACCCTGGGAGAAGCCCCTCAAACACTGTGGCAGCATCCTCATACTTTTCCCATCTGGAGAAATTCATTGCTCTTTCATTTTAAACCCTGAACCTGTCCCCTCTGTCTTACCAccacacctccccccacccccgacacacacacagcATGTAATTCCTGGAGGTGCCTTGGACCACACTGAGCTGGAGTGGGGAGACACCTTTAGCTTCCAGATGTGCGTTGGCAACCTCTGCTTCTGGTACCTTCCCTCCCTGTAGGACACCACTGGCTCCCACAGCCCCTGGGGACACTGACACTCAGccattcccctcctcctccaccaggtgctccaggagaaaagaaaatgcctgaATCTCTGGGGGTCCCTGTGAAGGCTGCTTCTCCGGGGTGATCAGAGGAGAGTCTGAGCAGAGACCATGGCCAGGTGGAGAGGGCCCCTGACCCACTGACTTAGTGCCCAATGCCACCCCAGATGGCTTTCAAAGTGATGACTCAGGGAGAGACAACCCTCCCAAAAAAGACTGCACTTCACCAGGTGGTACTAAAGACACCTTGATGCAGCACAGCAAGAGGAGCCCACCCCAACCCGGCCCCTGGGCCAGACCCATGGGCTTCCACCCCTCTGGTGTGGCCTTCCCACCTTCCCCCCTCCAGATCTCACATTCCTCTGGACAAACAGGAAGTAAGGGGGAGCCCAGACAGTGATCTTGCTGAAAGCTCCAAACAGGAGACATCCGGCCTCAGTACCACTCAGGGAgcttttttaagtgtacaattcctCCTTCACAGCTTGAATGCAGAGCAACATGGCCCCATGGGACTGTGCCCCAGAGCCTTCCATTTTAGCAAGTTCTCCAAGAAAGAATTTGGCATGCACCTGTCTGGCCAGGGGAGACGGCCCTGAGCTGCAAGGAGCTTCTTCCCCTTCCTGTAGCCAGATATCCTGCCTTCCTGGCTTCTGTGATTTGGGGCCACTGcatgacctctctgagcctcagtttccatgtcTGAAAGAGGAGAGTGATACTAGCTCTACCTCAAAGGTATTATTGAGAAAAcaaaagtgcctggcacaaaggaaAGGATCAATAATTGTGAGGGGATAACTGTTCCCTGGCAAACTTTCTTTTTCCCACGTGTGAAACGGAGAAAGCCACATCTTGCAAAGCCAATAcaatagtttttagagtatacaAACAAGCTCGAAAAGCACTCTTATTCCAAAAACAGCTTCATGATGCACcaatgcactttaaaaaaaaaaaaagattatttatttactcgtgaaagacacagggagcaaaaggcagagatacaggaagagggagaagcaggttccatgcagggagcccggcgtgggactcgacctcaagtctccaggatcaggccctgggctgaaggcagtgctcaaccactgagccacccggggatcccccaccAAAGGACCCTGGAAACAATCACGACTTACTGAACACCCTCCATGTGTCGGCTCTGCTAGCAGTTCTGTCTCATACGCATCATCATGTCCattttcagagacagaaagcatcCTGCACTTTGCCCAGTAAAGTGGGGTTTGAGCTCAATCTCAGTCTGGGACCCACCCTCTGCGGCCTTCATAAAGCTGATTAGTAACTGTCTCGGAGCAGCAGCTCCTGAAATTTCCCAGGTTTTCTGCAGTCATAAATACATGTCAGTATTTCCAGGCAAAATCTGTTTATGTGAGTAAGCCTTGCTGTGAACAATGTTGTTCTACTTCAAATAAAGAATGGCAATAAAAAAACATGGTGGTATTTTACGATGTTAACACATTCATCTTCATCTGAGTAAACGATACTCAAAAAACTCAATGTTTTCCAGTTTGTACAGTGAGAAGTGTCATTTTCTTTGGAAGGGGGCTTTCGCCCTATATGGAAAATTTGCCTCTACTTCCCACTCAGCTCTGTGATCTGTCTCCTCCACTGATTTTGTCAACACCCTCAGATTTGGGTCAGAATCATATTTTGCCTTTCATCCCACAGAGTCCTACCCTCAAGGCCGAGTCCCTAGAGCTCCCATGGGACTGAGTTTCTGGAAACAGAGTACTATCTTGACCATAACCACATTTAGCACAGAGCTTTATATggagtaggttctcaataaatgtgaTTTGAAATCATGAGAATTACTGTTGTGGTAGTCTTTATAAAGCTGCGAGCAAACCCCAAAACAATAATACCTATTTGTTCAAGCAGCCCTGCTGTGGAGAATGAAAAGGGCCAACTCTGACAGTTCCACAGAGGGAACCCAGAATGTAGACACACACTACCGTGCTCCCAGCCATACAAAAGCAACCAGAgggactccttaatttttctaatGGTTCCAAATGTTTCTGGGAATCCTGTGTTAGAGCAGACACTCTGGCAGGTGCTGTGGAGCTGCAGGTGTATGAGGATCTGTCCAGCCCTCATGGGGCTCATTCTCTGCTGGGACAGAAGTACATGGGGACATCCACACATGCGGGCTGGCTGTGCTATCTAGGATAGGCAAAGTTCTGATCGGTGCACTGAAAACTGTTTTGCTGTTGCAAACTAATCAATGCTTATGTTGGGTCATTTTTTCTAGCTAACTTCATGGtgtttgaggttttgtttttggtatctatctatctatctatctatctatctatctatctcatgcCGTTCTTATTGAGTGTCAAAGTAGCTTAAGATCAATTTTAACAAAGCCCTTAAAAATACTCCAGCTTTTGGAGACAGATCTAATGGTAAGAATAAATTATTAACCATACAAAATATCATCCCATTGTAAATTTGGATTGGTAGCTTTGCACAGTGAGAAGTTGAAATTACAATACACACATAGAACAAAAAAGCTATTCGAGCCCCAACTTCATGACTAAACAGTCAGCTTGTCTTTTCCATTTGCTCTATTGTTCGCTGCCGCCTTCCACAGCTATTTATTTTAATCCATTCCTCCAAAGAGATATTAATAAACTTTAGAACTTCCGTGTGCCCTTCACCTCAACACaagcaaaacaaatttattttcttatgttataATAGGGTTATTTTCCCATTATTCGAGTTTGCTTTTCAAGAGTGGCATGTGTGCACAGAATGTTTGGAGGATGTGCAATTGAGCCATTTGGATTTCATCCATTTCTCCCGGGACCACACTGATAGGTGCATTAATTAAATCATGCCACGGTTTCAGAGCAAGCCTTAACCAGAAGAAAGAGGAGTGGTGGcagtggagacctgggatctcaGAAACAgaagtgggggcagaggaggaggaatggaGTGAGGAGGGGCCTTGAGGATGAGTGATGACACTGAGGATGACACCTCATGGATAAGGCAAAACTGATAAAGATACTCCTACCCACCTGCCCACCTTCCAATATTCTGCTCAATGCCCCAAGAGGTGTGCCCCATTGGCAGTATAGGGACACCCAGCACTCTGAttgctctgccctccccactcctgAGGGAAAGGGAAGCTGGCTCAGAGTTTAGCTTCCACGTTCAGGGCCTCCTCAGCACCTAGTCAAGCCCAAGTCCTCAGATCCTCATTCCTACACACAAATCAACAATTTCTCACCCTAACTGCTCCCTGATAACTTCATGCTCCCCTTTTCCGTCTCCAGGGCTACTATCCCTGGGGCCTTGCAGATGTGCCCTATGCACATCACCCCCAACAGCAGGAGGCCTGGAGAACAGGCATTGAGGTCCCTCTGAGACCAGAGATCTAAGTCATATGCTCGTTGGCTCTGGGGACCAGAAATAAAAGCTTTGAGGCCCTGGCGGTCAGTTATTTGTGACACTGAGGACAGGAAAAATACCACGTGGAGTGCTTGCCTGCCTGAGCCCCTAgaggctgtttctccctttgGAACGGCCCTCTGACTCATCTTTTGACCCCTCTGTCCACACTGAGCTCCCCCCTGGAGAGTTCAAGGGTACTTTCTGTCCTTACCATTCGCTTACTTGGAACTTCATCATAGGCTGCCTTGGAACACCACTCGTATGGTTCTTTAGCTTCTCGTGACTTTTCCCATGGGATATTTGATGCCTTCTTCCCAAGAGATGTTTGATCTCAGCTCCTTGGAGGCAGAGGACCCCTGGCACTGGGCGGCAATCTGGGAAGACTGAGGGCATGGCAATGATTGGGTCAACCTGTTATTTTCATGTCCTCCCCTACAAAGTTAAGATGTACAGCAGAAGCAGGAATGGCCGATAGAACTGCTTTTGTTCTGAGGGTATGCAAACAAGCCAGAAGAATTAGGCACTTTTTCAAAGATAATGGCatccaaaattctatttttccttaagtTGGGCACTCCTTTGACATGAATTGTCTAATTTTTGTAATCTTTCAGGCCATTGGGGGTGACAAATAGCTACATGACATGGCTGGGTGTAGCACAGATGCTGCAGGTGTAGAGGAAGACTCAGAGTGGGCAGCCCAGGAACTGAATATAGAATGTGACTTGGGTCTTGAATAATGAGTTAGTGATCTTTtaggggagaagaggaaaaatattcaaGGCACAGGGAATAGCTCCTGCTAAGGCAGGGAGGCATGAAAAAGACTGGTATATATGGAGAATGGCAGACCATTCAGTTGAATGGGCTTtaatcccattgtgtgtgtgtgtgtgtgtgtgtgtgtgtgtgtgtgtgtgtttgcaggaAGGGATGGCAAGGCTGGAGAGGTGGTAAATAATCTTGATCCCAAGcctcatttatattttatccagTAGGTAAGGGGAACACAGCTGAGGATTTTCAACCATTAAGATAAAGTGATTAGGGTTGGTTTAAGTCAGGTTGTTCTGATGTAAAGAAAGAATTAGATGGCTGTCAGTCCAGAAGCCGAGGAACTGGTCTCACCTACACTTGCTTCTATGAGCCTGGATTATGGCAAAGTGATGCTTCAGAGAAAAATGGGAGAGAGAACAGACAGATGAGGTGGCCTGTTGGATGGGAGTCtgggagacagaacaggaaggagatttttttttttaagtggtggggggtgggggggaggagcagagggagagggagaatcttaagcaggctccttgcccagcatggagcccaatttggggctcaatcccatgaccctgagatcatggcctgagccgaaatctagagtaggatgcttaaccgactgagctaaccaggtgccccaggaaggagAATTTTTAAGGAACTCCAGGTAAGGTGTACTTATTGACAtgaggaatttttgttttttttagtatgGGTAGAGAGTGTAGACTTCTATTTGaaccaataaataaaactgttattcATGTTTGCAATTTGTTAGCACCAGCATACAATGAACCCCTTCCCTTGAAAACTACATGGTATCAATTTCATGCCTGTGGCAAAGTGCCCCAATCAAAGACATCCTGCAGTTGCTCAAATCTTTCCTCCCccacattctttcctttctcccacaaCAGATTCATTCCCTCTATATCAGCCCCCTTACTGCAATGCAAGACACCAATAGGAGTTCAGACTAAGGGCAAACATGGAGCTGTTCTGGGCTCTGGTGCAAGTATGATTTCTataaagagatatttaaaaaacaaggagCAATGTTGCCATTTTGCCTTTAATGGAAAAGTGGCTAGcagttacaataaaaaaaattattttattaaaaaaaaaaaccctctatccAACATCTAGGCAATCACTGAATTTTCAGAAATACACATACACTTGAAAACCAATAGtttgtataaaaataaactttgaatgTGCAATTAAAAAGGGAGATCCCCAGTCTTTTCAGCTGCACAAATGCACAATGAAAAGGAGCCGAGTCTATGTGAGAAGGGTTTACCCCACTGCAGAGGGGGCCTTGACTTTGGAAGATAGAGCCTGCTTGAAGCGCCTCTTGAGGTCTTGCATGTTGGGAGAGCGTGGCCGGGGAATGATGGaggctctcctcctctccccactgaTGCTGTGTAGCTTGCTCACTTCCTTACAGAGATGTTGAAACACATCACACACGTCCTCATAGTTTTCGCTGGTGGAAATTTCAAGGAACAGGCTGCCCAGCTCGTTGGCTAGTTGAATGCCATCGTGTGTTTGCACCTGCCGGGCATGCAGAAGGTCCCCCTTGTTGCCCACGATGATCACAGGGGCCCTGGAGTCAGGGTGGACCTTGCGGATATGCTGATAAAGGGGGCGGATGGACTGGTAGCTGTCATAGTCTGTGATAGAGTAGACCAGCAGAAAGCCCTCGGCCCACTGCACGCATTTGGACAGGGAATCAACTACCTGGGTGAGGTTGTCTTGGACCTGAGAAAGATCAAAACAAGTCTGGATGAAGGAAGCCCTCAGTGGGAGCGGATTCAAAATAACATCAAAGTAACCCTTGGAGAAAAcgttcaaaaaagaaatcaaaaagacaGTGTTCAGATTCTACTTAGCTTCTGCAGAAGGAGGCTTTAGATGCAGGACAAGCAAGGTCCCTGCATGGGTTATTTTATTGGC
This genomic interval carries:
- the RASL11A gene encoding ras-like protein family member 11A is translated as MRPPTMSGHCLLAPIPESSSDYLLPKDVKLAVLGAGRVGKSAMIVRFLTKRFIGDYEPNTGKLYSRLVYVEGDQLSLQIQDTPGGIQVQDNLTQVVDSLSKCVQWAEGFLLVYSITDYDSYQSIRPLYQHIRKVHPDSRAPVIIVGNKGDLLHARQVQTHDGIQLANELGSLFLEISTSENYEDVCDVFQHLCKEVSKLHSISGERRRASIIPRPRSPNMQDLKRRFKQALSSKVKAPSAVG